A section of the Neisseria dumasiana genome encodes:
- the gltX gene encoding glutamate--tRNA ligase: protein MTVKTRFAPSPTGYLHIGGVRTALFSWAFAKKHKGEFLLRIEDTDLERSTAESVNIILDGMNWVGLNYDNADNVVYQTRRFDRYKEVIAELFEKGHAYHCYCSKEELEAMREKAEKEGTATYDRRWRPEAGKTLPPVPEGVEPVVRFKTPIDGTTTWNDLVKGQISIPNEALDDLIIARADGTPTYNFCVVVDDYDMGVTHVIRGDDHVNNTPKQINILKAMGATLPEYAHLPMILNEQGKKISKRSGDTVAITDFGAMGILPEAMLNYLARLGWAHGDDEFFTMKQFVEWFDLKDVSPSPSRMDLKKLYWINGEHIKFTPNEDLAELVKPRLAVRGVDVTDKPALEDVLALVKDRAQDLNTLADECIYFYQKGTPAEADVQKHWDEEAPARMLRFADKLEGLSDWNAESIHDLFKPFCDEENIKMGKLGMPLRLAVCGTAKTPSVDAVLALIGKEEVLKRIRS from the coding sequence ATGACCGTCAAAACCCGTTTTGCCCCCAGTCCCACCGGTTATCTGCACATCGGTGGCGTTCGTACTGCCCTGTTTTCATGGGCATTTGCCAAAAAACACAAAGGCGAATTTCTGTTGCGCATCGAAGACACCGATTTGGAGCGTTCTACCGCCGAGTCGGTCAATATTATTCTCGACGGCATGAATTGGGTCGGACTCAACTACGACAATGCCGACAACGTGGTTTATCAAACCCGCCGTTTCGACCGCTATAAAGAAGTAATTGCCGAGCTGTTCGAAAAAGGCCATGCCTACCATTGCTATTGCAGCAAAGAAGAGCTGGAAGCCATGCGCGAAAAAGCCGAAAAAGAAGGTACGGCCACTTACGACCGCCGCTGGCGGCCCGAAGCCGGCAAAACCCTGCCGCCCGTACCCGAAGGCGTGGAGCCGGTGGTGCGTTTCAAAACCCCGATTGACGGTACAACCACATGGAACGATTTGGTTAAAGGGCAAATCAGCATTCCCAACGAAGCCTTGGACGACCTGATTATCGCCCGCGCCGACGGCACGCCCACCTATAACTTCTGCGTGGTGGTGGACGATTACGATATGGGTGTTACCCATGTTATCCGTGGCGACGACCATGTGAATAACACCCCCAAGCAAATCAACATCTTAAAAGCAATGGGTGCCACCCTGCCCGAATACGCGCACTTGCCGATGATTTTGAACGAACAGGGTAAGAAAATCTCCAAACGCAGCGGCGACACCGTGGCGATTACCGATTTCGGCGCGATGGGCATCCTGCCTGAAGCCATGCTGAACTATCTCGCCCGTTTGGGTTGGGCGCATGGCGACGACGAATTTTTTACCATGAAGCAGTTTGTCGAATGGTTTGATTTGAAAGACGTTTCCCCGTCGCCCAGCCGCATGGATTTGAAAAAGCTCTACTGGATTAACGGCGAGCACATCAAATTCACGCCCAATGAAGATTTGGCAGAGTTGGTTAAACCCCGCTTGGCCGTGCGCGGTGTCGACGTTACCGACAAACCCGCTCTGGAAGACGTGTTGGCTTTGGTGAAAGACCGTGCCCAAGACTTGAACACGCTGGCCGACGAATGCATTTATTTCTACCAAAAAGGCACACCCGCCGAAGCCGACGTACAAAAACATTGGGACGAAGAGGCTCCCGCGCGCATGCTGCGCTTTGCCGACAAACTCGAAGGCCTGAGCGATTGGAATGCCGAATCCATCCACGACCTGTTCAAGCCTTTCTGCGATGAAGAAAACATCAAAATGGGTAAACTCGGCATGCCGCTGCGTTTGGCTGTATGCGGAACAGCCAAAACCCCGAGTGTGGATGCCGTACTGGCATTAATCGGCAAAGAAGAAGTATTAAAACGTATCCGCAGCTGA
- a CDS encoding type IV secretion system protein, translated as MSTFFADVAKTLGADLGQNLLDKTGDFISQISPLFLSGFSLYVLLVIWDYYGQSFDTTLVDFIKKCCGWMVIISLAFAPAAYMKLAVLTYGLPDEIAGIFAGGYTVDASALDASWKLLMDLLYSISKLHEQYQWYDLGVHFGLAVKISAIILVCGALVVGLSFAFYMVAKISLALVLMIGPLFLAFMLFPATRQYAINWIGQCMNHIITCTMFVLLAKVQMTAFDKAINMALSGGVADYAAAELLPPLFLLQTIIFLVVVFNIPSIASALTGGAILSGATRHLNSLAGGMGTVGRLAGRAGGAMLSAASTRRSGGGISPMLNKRPS; from the coding sequence ATGTCTACTTTTTTTGCAGACGTGGCAAAAACGCTTGGCGCAGATTTGGGGCAGAATCTTCTTGATAAAACCGGGGACTTTATCAGTCAGATTTCCCCGTTGTTTCTCTCAGGCTTCTCCCTGTATGTGCTGTTGGTGATATGGGACTATTACGGACAAAGTTTTGATACCACGCTGGTTGATTTCATCAAAAAATGTTGCGGTTGGATGGTTATTATCAGTCTTGCCTTTGCCCCGGCAGCGTACATGAAACTGGCCGTACTTACATACGGTTTACCGGATGAAATTGCAGGTATTTTTGCCGGCGGTTATACCGTTGATGCTTCCGCATTGGATGCCAGTTGGAAACTGTTAATGGATTTGCTGTATAGCATTTCTAAATTACATGAACAATATCAATGGTATGACTTGGGGGTGCATTTCGGTTTAGCAGTGAAGATAAGTGCCATTATCCTTGTTTGTGGTGCATTGGTTGTCGGACTATCGTTTGCCTTTTATATGGTGGCAAAAATATCACTGGCATTGGTTTTGATGATCGGACCGCTTTTTCTCGCGTTCATGCTTTTTCCTGCCACCCGTCAATATGCAATCAATTGGATCGGACAATGTATGAACCATATCATCACCTGCACGATGTTTGTTTTGCTGGCTAAAGTCCAAATGACCGCATTTGATAAAGCAATCAATATGGCACTCAGTGGCGGGGTGGCTGATTATGCTGCTGCCGAATTGCTGCCGCCGTTGTTTTTATTGCAAACCATTATTTTCCTAGTGGTTGTTTTCAATATTCCAAGCATCGCTTCTGCTTTAACCGGTGGAGCCATATTGTCAGGTGCAACCCGACACTTGAACTCTTTGGCAGGCGGCATGGGTACTGTCGGCCGCTTGGCCGGTCGTGCCGGTGGAGCTATGTTGTCTGCTGCCTCTACACGGCGCAGCGGCGGCGGTATCTCCCCTATGCTCAACAAGCGGCCTTCTTAA
- a CDS encoding type IV secretion system protein → MNMQKLKNNVTAVLVSAGLMAATIPTASASGILVFDGANLAQAAQQVIQLKEQIDNQVKQITELKNQVKAITGNRNLGNILKTEALEQLPDEWKSVYSQAMKAKNGNFKDLLSSKGYDKNADNDRLVKHYDLTLKAIKDSELRFKNIKALMNQVNTTQDAKAAADLMNRIQLENAYIQQNQTQLDMLERFMALDEKVQFKKRQAVDNCIRDNYINNTNKSCG, encoded by the coding sequence ATGAATATGCAAAAACTTAAAAATAACGTTACCGCTGTTTTGGTATCAGCGGGGTTAATGGCTGCTACAATACCCACGGCCTCTGCTAGTGGTATTTTGGTATTTGATGGGGCTAATTTGGCTCAAGCTGCTCAGCAAGTTATCCAACTTAAGGAACAGATTGACAACCAAGTGAAGCAAATTACTGAGTTGAAAAACCAAGTAAAAGCCATTACCGGCAACCGTAACCTCGGTAATATCTTAAAAACCGAAGCCCTCGAACAATTGCCGGACGAATGGAAGTCGGTTTACAGCCAAGCCATGAAGGCTAAAAACGGGAACTTTAAAGATTTACTGAGTTCCAAAGGCTATGACAAGAATGCGGACAATGACCGTTTGGTTAAGCATTACGATCTGACTTTAAAGGCTATTAAAGATTCAGAGCTACGTTTTAAAAACATCAAGGCATTGATGAATCAGGTCAACACAACCCAAGATGCGAAGGCGGCTGCCGACCTGATGAACCGTATTCAATTGGAAAATGCCTATATCCAGCAAAACCAAACCCAATTGGATATGTTGGAACGCTTTATGGCGTTGGACGAAAAAGTGCAATTCAAGAAACGGCAGGCTGTTGATAATTGTATTCGTGACAATTATATAAACAATACCAATAAATCCTGTGGTTAA
- a CDS encoding lipoprotein, giving the protein MKKVILLAVLAAILSACSSSPKQPYGQAFPINAQQNGMK; this is encoded by the coding sequence ATGAAGAAAGTTATATTACTGGCAGTTTTGGCTGCCATTCTCTCGGCCTGTTCATCATCACCCAAACAGCCTTACGGACAGGCTTTTCCGATTAACGCTCAACAGAACGGGATGAAATAA
- a CDS encoding lytic transglycosylase domain-containing protein: MKRNKTIFVLAAAFCSAICTAAPYPQYQHLVEKHAAAQGLDANLVWAVMSRESGGNRYALSDKNARGLMQVIPPTAARMGVNPKHLYDPEQNIIAGTRYLRYLTKYFNGNLDFILAGYNAGEGAVNKYKGIPPYPETKKYVHLVRNRYAKLSGNPAYAAGKHTGFAKAVYRAKPVAKAERAEPLEAAYAQAPKQHASWDVFGDF; the protein is encoded by the coding sequence TTGAAAAGAAATAAAACTATTTTCGTATTGGCGGCAGCATTCTGTTCCGCCATCTGTACCGCAGCACCGTATCCTCAATATCAACATTTAGTAGAAAAACATGCGGCGGCGCAAGGATTAGACGCAAATCTAGTATGGGCTGTGATGTCGCGTGAAAGCGGAGGCAACCGCTATGCGTTGTCTGACAAGAATGCCCGCGGATTGATGCAGGTTATTCCGCCTACTGCCGCAAGAATGGGTGTTAACCCAAAACATTTGTATGACCCTGAGCAAAATATTATCGCCGGTACGCGGTATTTGCGTTACCTGACGAAGTATTTTAACGGTAACTTAGATTTTATTTTAGCGGGATACAACGCCGGTGAAGGGGCAGTGAATAAATATAAAGGCATTCCACCCTATCCCGAAACTAAAAAATATGTCCATTTGGTTCGTAACCGTTATGCCAAATTAAGCGGCAACCCTGCTTATGCAGCTGGGAAGCATACAGGATTTGCTAAAGCGGTTTACCGGGCCAAACCTGTCGCTAAAGCAGAACGAGCCGAACCGTTAGAAGCCGCTTATGCTCAGGCCCCCAAACAGCATGCGTCTTGGGATGTATTTGGTGACTTTTAA
- a CDS encoding conjugal transfer protein TraH: MKLQLLGLISAALLLSACGKSEEEKFYEKMNKDMEISKIRQKRDNCIRDNRINNTNVDCHKKFPIPEN; the protein is encoded by the coding sequence ATGAAACTTCAACTGTTGGGCTTAATCAGCGCGGCTCTATTATTATCTGCCTGCGGCAAATCCGAAGAAGAGAAGTTTTATGAGAAAATGAACAAGGATATGGAAATCAGCAAAATCCGCCAAAAACGTGATAATTGTATTAGAGATAATAGAATCAATAATACTAATGTTGATTGCCATAAGAAGTTTCCTATACCTGAAAATTAA
- a CDS encoding conjugal transfer protein, protein MIIPDLLMKILRKQPPQQDFFPKVSRHVSEHIFHYDSGYFGFTLKFEGIPFEGVNDGHLIAANETLKRVLNAAGKQYGSRLGLWTTIQRQEIGLNHKYEFSSNFCKEFSEHYIKEFGGKNYYENLFYITAVLKYTDFSDGLEEAQELLELMVKGLSLFEPQPLSVYENDSGVTFSEAYQFLGTLCNGGLREEIPLTASAAYKVIPSADLHFGTDILEIRSAGHRKFATCYDLKDFGKSKIMVLLPVLSLPCEFTLTQSFVFTENAEMQTAINKQNNALISANDQATDQQEELLIGKGELAAGRTMFGDYSASLVVYGKTEKAADRNGSAAVTAFLNAHSFRFVRATGSMPSTFFSQIPGYRQRPRMIPKTTTNLATVFGMHNYPQGKSWGNPIGDGSPVMPLKTLSNTLFNLSLHYSLKDLNMVGKKIAGHTLITGATGTGKTALETAVLAFMERFNPYMFVLDLDRGMEIFVRALGGSYFALEEGVDSGLNPFQLPDLPKNRSFLYRLVNLCAGGADASEERQIKLAVDTLYELASEHRNFSTLLDNLPFSTSKNSLRTRLSKWCRSENGEYAWCLDSLQNRFNPDAFYRIGMDATCILKTNYEPTGPVLSYLFYLKEIMSERVAREGSLLASVIAEFWYADRFDITSELMLKTLKTGRKLGEFMFLDSQSPEDAAKSPNAAAIVQQTPTKIFLPNPDASIDAYMQCGLTYKEAEEVIKLHPLSRTFLIKQGKQSTLATLDLHEFDKELIVLSGTSENVAHMHRIMEETGSEDPEVWLPLLYQTVLGEGTANTA, encoded by the coding sequence ATGATTATACCCGATTTATTAATGAAGATATTGAGGAAGCAGCCGCCGCAGCAAGACTTCTTTCCGAAAGTCAGTCGGCACGTTTCTGAACATATTTTTCATTACGACAGCGGCTACTTTGGTTTTACCCTAAAGTTTGAGGGTATTCCTTTTGAAGGTGTTAACGACGGACATTTGATCGCTGCCAATGAAACATTGAAAAGAGTGCTGAATGCTGCGGGTAAACAGTATGGAAGTCGGCTTGGCTTATGGACAACAATTCAGAGACAGGAAATCGGCTTAAATCACAAGTATGAGTTCTCCTCGAATTTCTGTAAGGAGTTTTCAGAACACTATATCAAAGAGTTCGGCGGGAAAAATTACTATGAGAACCTGTTTTACATAACAGCCGTATTGAAATATACAGATTTTTCAGACGGCCTTGAGGAAGCCCAAGAGCTTTTGGAATTGATGGTAAAAGGGTTGTCACTCTTTGAGCCGCAGCCTTTGTCGGTTTATGAAAATGATTCAGGCGTGACATTCTCCGAGGCATATCAGTTTTTAGGTACTTTGTGCAATGGCGGCTTGCGTGAAGAAATTCCCTTAACCGCATCCGCGGCATATAAGGTCATTCCGTCGGCAGATCTGCATTTCGGTACGGATATTTTGGAAATCAGGAGTGCCGGGCACCGTAAATTCGCCACATGTTATGACTTAAAGGACTTTGGCAAAAGCAAAATCATGGTTTTGCTGCCCGTTCTCTCATTGCCTTGTGAATTTACACTGACGCAGAGTTTTGTCTTTACTGAAAATGCGGAGATGCAGACGGCCATTAATAAACAGAACAATGCCTTGATTAGTGCCAATGACCAAGCAACAGATCAGCAGGAAGAGTTGCTCATCGGTAAAGGCGAGCTGGCCGCGGGCAGAACCATGTTTGGCGATTATTCCGCTTCTCTTGTGGTTTATGGTAAGACGGAAAAGGCTGCTGACAGAAACGGTTCGGCAGCCGTGACGGCATTCCTAAATGCCCATTCCTTCCGTTTTGTCCGGGCTACAGGCTCCATGCCTTCAACCTTCTTCAGCCAAATACCGGGCTATCGCCAACGTCCTCGTATGATTCCCAAAACCACTACCAATCTTGCTACTGTCTTCGGTATGCACAATTACCCTCAAGGCAAGAGTTGGGGAAACCCAATTGGTGACGGCTCCCCCGTTATGCCGCTGAAAACGCTGTCCAACACGCTGTTTAATCTAAGCCTGCATTACAGCCTTAAAGACCTCAATATGGTCGGCAAAAAAATAGCGGGACATACTCTGATTACCGGTGCGACGGGCACAGGTAAGACGGCACTCGAAACGGCTGTTTTAGCATTTATGGAACGCTTCAACCCTTATATGTTCGTGTTGGATTTGGATAGAGGGATGGAGATTTTTGTACGGGCATTGGGTGGGTCATATTTTGCCCTGGAAGAAGGCGTGGATAGCGGGTTAAATCCGTTCCAACTGCCTGATTTGCCGAAAAATCGCAGTTTTCTGTACCGGTTGGTCAATCTGTGTGCGGGTGGTGCGGACGCTTCGGAAGAAAGGCAGATCAAATTGGCGGTAGATACCCTGTATGAGCTGGCTTCAGAGCATAGAAATTTCAGCACTTTGTTGGATAACCTGCCTTTTTCCACTTCCAAAAATTCGCTACGCACCCGTTTGTCAAAGTGGTGTCGAAGCGAAAATGGGGAGTACGCATGGTGTCTAGACAGCCTGCAAAACCGTTTCAATCCCGACGCTTTCTACCGGATAGGAATGGATGCCACTTGTATTCTGAAAACAAATTATGAGCCAACAGGACCAGTATTGTCGTACCTGTTTTACCTGAAAGAAATCATGTCGGAGCGTGTAGCACGGGAAGGCAGTCTGTTGGCTTCGGTTATCGCCGAGTTTTGGTATGCAGACCGTTTCGATATTACTTCCGAGTTGATGCTTAAAACCTTGAAGACCGGCCGGAAGTTGGGTGAATTTATGTTTTTGGATTCACAATCTCCCGAGGACGCGGCCAAATCTCCCAATGCAGCCGCAATTGTTCAGCAGACACCAACTAAGATTTTCCTGCCTAATCCTGATGCCAGCATAGACGCTTATATGCAATGCGGACTGACGTATAAAGAGGCTGAGGAAGTCATCAAGCTGCACCCGCTCAGCCGCACATTCCTGATTAAGCAGGGAAAACAAAGCACGTTGGCAACGCTTGATCTGCATGAGTTCGACAAGGAACTGATTGTGTTGTCCGGCACGTCGGAAAACGTAGCTCATATGCACCGCATCATGGAAGAGACCGGCAGCGAAGATCCCGAAGTATGGCTTCCGCTGCTTTATCAGACGGTACTGGGGGAAGGGACCGCCAATACCGCCTAA
- a CDS encoding virB8 family protein, with protein MFKRKSNKQPQTPEQLQKEQKKSVHKEVNQMINMALGFEKSLVDEAQKNARTWKRVGIGSLVIVGLAVAAVMGLTPLKEAVPYVARVNDTTGAVDIMTTIKNKEMKYDEVTNRYWLSQYVRYREAYDWNTIQATYDATNLLSSPAIQTEFRNIYNHAAAPHKMLKNHFKTTVKVTNISFVGDMAQVRFEKRTIPVGADADTKSAPPQKMIATMAFEFKSTPMSEADRLINPLGFQVLSYNVTEEVAP; from the coding sequence ATGTTCAAACGCAAATCCAATAAACAACCTCAAACACCCGAGCAATTGCAAAAAGAGCAGAAAAAAAGCGTTCATAAAGAAGTGAACCAAATGATCAACATGGCTTTAGGTTTTGAAAAATCTCTCGTTGACGAAGCTCAGAAGAATGCACGCACTTGGAAACGGGTAGGTATCGGCAGCCTTGTCATTGTCGGTTTAGCAGTTGCTGCCGTTATGGGGCTGACACCATTAAAGGAAGCCGTGCCTTATGTTGCCCGCGTCAATGATACTACCGGAGCGGTGGATATCATGACCACGATAAAAAATAAAGAAATGAAATATGACGAAGTAACTAACCGTTATTGGCTTTCGCAATATGTCCGTTATCGTGAAGCATACGACTGGAACACGATTCAGGCCACTTATGATGCAACCAATCTGCTTAGTTCTCCCGCGATACAGACTGAGTTCAGAAACATCTACAACCATGCTGCCGCGCCGCATAAGATGTTGAAAAACCATTTTAAAACAACGGTAAAAGTAACCAATATCTCGTTTGTAGGTGATATGGCTCAAGTTCGTTTTGAAAAGAGAACCATACCGGTAGGGGCGGATGCGGATACCAAATCTGCACCTCCGCAAAAGATGATTGCCACAATGGCATTTGAATTCAAGTCAACACCGATGAGTGAAGCCGACCGCCTGATAAATCCGCTGGGCTTTCAGGTGTTGAGTTACAACGTCACTGAAGAGGTTGCACCATGA
- a CDS encoding pesticidal protein Cry5Aa → MKMLLGIGVVWALVLVAYFNRDSNIAPAIMMILIFPAALFAVACSGRRRDWYDD, encoded by the coding sequence ATGAAAATGCTGTTAGGAATAGGTGTGGTATGGGCACTGGTTTTGGTTGCCTACTTCAACCGGGATAGTAACATTGCTCCGGCAATTATGATGATTTTGATTTTTCCCGCTGCATTGTTTGCAGTGGCCTGTTCCGGTCGTCGCCGTGATTGGTACGACGACTGA
- a CDS encoding IS5 family transposase has protein sequence MSSFLHTDALNHIEKHLDRFPLIKLDRILDWAPIEQYLTGRKTRYVRDNGGRPAYPLLSMFKAILLGQWHSLSDPELEYSLITRIDFQLFCRFDDFCIPDHSTLCRFRNWLAQDNTLAELLDLINRQLTDQGLKVEKASAAIVDATIIQTAGGKQRQAIEVDDEGVVCGETTPSKDPDARWIKKDGRFHLGYKQHTRTDADGYIEKLHITPANAHECKHLLPLPADIAEGSTVYADKGYDSRENRQHLAACGLKDGIMQKAHRGCPLSQEQKIRNGRLAKVRYVVEQSFGTLHRKFRYGRSAYFGLGKVRAQSHLKAMCVNLLKAANRIGVPVAA, from the coding sequence ATGAGCAGCTTTTTACACACCGATGCCCTCAACCACATCGAAAAACATCTCGACCGCTTCCCACTCATCAAACTCGACCGTATTCTTGACTGGGCACCCATCGAACAATACCTCACCGGCCGCAAAACCCGCTACGTGCGCGACAACGGCGGCCGTCCCGCCTATCCTTTGCTCTCCATGTTCAAAGCCATCCTGCTCGGTCAATGGCACAGCCTTTCCGACCCCGAACTCGAATACAGCCTCATCACCCGCATCGATTTCCAACTCTTCTGCCGCTTCGACGACTTTTGCATTCCTGACCACAGCACCCTCTGCCGTTTCCGCAACTGGCTGGCGCAAGACAACACCTTGGCCGAACTACTGGATCTGATTAACCGCCAACTGACTGACCAGGGCTTAAAAGTAGAGAAAGCATCCGCCGCCATCGTTGACGCCACCATTATTCAGACGGCCGGCGGCAAACAGCGTCAGGCCATAGAAGTGGATGACGAAGGCGTTGTCTGTGGCGAAACCACCCCCAGCAAAGACCCGGATGCCAGATGGATCAAAAAAGACGGCCGCTTCCATCTGGGCTACAAACAACACACCCGTACCGATGCGGACGGCTATATCGAGAAACTGCACATCACCCCGGCCAATGCTCATGAGTGCAAACACCTGCTGCCATTACCGGCGGACATCGCAGAAGGCAGCACCGTCTATGCGGATAAAGGCTACGACAGCCGGGAGAACCGACAACATTTGGCAGCGTGCGGCTTGAAAGACGGCATCATGCAAAAAGCACACCGTGGCTGCCCGTTAAGCCAAGAGCAGAAAATCCGCAACGGCCGGCTGGCGAAAGTGCGCTATGTGGTGGAACAAAGCTTTGGTACGTTGCACCGCAAATTCCGCTATGGCCGGTCAGCCTATTTTGGGTTGGGCAAAGTGAGGGCGCAAAGCCACCTGAAGGCGATGTGTGTGAACCTGTTGAAGGCGGCCAACAGGATAGGTGTGCCTGTTGCTGCCTGA
- a CDS encoding cytochrome C oxidase subunit III encodes MTARLSWVVYIQYFAIGVLLYLFVVSSAFSIISGLLGLALGKVAAQSVFYGLTLLYLSGFGWVMFQLSRCRAYVDETGVWYYSGLLPWAKGIRGIRWENFDQVQYGQSVFGWAAHSYTVYLLDRYGRTVTIRNLYNGRDWSAEVNNYAFEHIR; translated from the coding sequence ATGACCGCCCGTCTGTCTTGGGTAGTGTATATCCAATATTTTGCTATCGGTGTCCTGCTGTATTTATTTGTCGTTTCATCGGCATTTTCGATTATATCGGGGCTACTCGGCTTGGCTTTGGGAAAAGTTGCCGCCCAGAGTGTATTTTACGGGTTGACGTTGCTGTATTTGTCCGGCTTCGGATGGGTGATGTTCCAACTGAGCCGCTGTCGCGCCTATGTTGATGAAACAGGAGTATGGTATTACAGCGGCCTGCTGCCCTGGGCAAAAGGCATACGCGGCATACGGTGGGAAAACTTCGATCAAGTACAGTATGGGCAAAGCGTCTTTGGATGGGCTGCCCATAGCTACACCGTTTACCTGTTGGACAGATACGGTAGAACTGTTACCATTAGAAATCTGTACAACGGACGCGATTGGAGTGCCGAAGTAAACAATTATGCTTTTGAGCATATAAGGTAA
- a CDS encoding VirB3 family type IV secretion system protein, which translates to MRNLPEVDIDTEYSTYDGLSREAMIAGVPIVPAFILLIALMVSAMGLIPLLGLKALSVFLLGIPVIIFLRILVKRDDQAIRILGLEIYWWFVRRKSVLFGDTLTISATKFGRDRDDYTRFINEDIEEAAAAARLLSESQSARF; encoded by the coding sequence ATGCGGAATTTACCGGAAGTCGATATAGATACCGAATACAGCACCTATGACGGACTGTCCCGCGAGGCCATGATAGCCGGTGTACCGATAGTACCGGCTTTTATTTTGCTTATAGCATTGATGGTTAGTGCAATGGGGCTAATACCTTTGTTGGGCTTAAAAGCTCTTTCCGTTTTTTTACTGGGTATTCCCGTCATTATTTTTTTGCGCATCTTGGTTAAACGGGATGATCAGGCAATAAGAATATTGGGATTGGAAATCTACTGGTGGTTTGTCCGACGGAAGTCCGTTTTATTCGGAGACACTTTAACTATTTCTGCAACTAAATTTGGAAGAGACCGAGATGATTATACCCGATTTATTAATGAAGATATTGAGGAAGCAGCCGCCGCAGCAAGACTTCTTTCCGAAAGTCAGTCGGCACGTTTCTGA